The following proteins are co-located in the Castanea sativa cultivar Marrone di Chiusa Pesio chromosome 8, ASM4071231v1 genome:
- the LOC142606914 gene encoding uncharacterized protein LOC142606914 isoform X1, translated as MESDLSLLEISGEDDSLLLELPNDDASKLNSNNYFLCSPLQIHGSKPPRPLRSAIAKGKVGNVGTEKPSLSLQTDSISKENINANKVEIPKLNMEPQQMKRKKKGGGYNLRKSLAWDRAFFTEEGVLNPSELSMISGSFSKVGGGMLSIIPEEGRESLCSASDGTHNAADLQSLEVDLFKELPTSVKKDGKSGSRLLPKHGSPARDNVAPASAAKRKVLATNDVNRSGSKRGGCPRPVAASSLKRPANVHTTKAETKASKVSKLPVSKLDSSVFSRTTKGATTGANDSRRNQIAQPVSVQRKTGPKASSDSAKIVQNNPKSGPAIKSLTAGTSVRQARRKAVISASEKHPSTNLQHPPVTEANNSSDIIPATLLPSTSHTPDSHDGGGKKFAVTLPQNDCITGGQMQHAQLQKAKPSGLRMPSPSLGFFGQPKSSLHSPLQRTSRPYNLPVSNTSNLRKPSATNHIHDLRPPLHPGKISNVTTIGNMKVLDSSLGCSVPSTVNPASHNKQDEKMKSVLQMNNRQVEVKVPYDNKCYEAIKNQNQLDSILDDVNQQVLESAEPLKTEVIAHREESELQRAYCGQLEKSDDNNKVAYVCLRNRDLSGTELENPPSISSLSCVVQDNGVSETKDLIDHQSVEDKPYSLATKNDGAFPGSNSGDVSGSSTTNISKANDDWLSSVHDVREQSELMKSSTCEDGKISSESQRLWAKKGSFLKDNGASKEFLKFNYLADVSPKIQGCSEIALQSSHGQSCFVYMEQAKDDAGKDDKMSSNSLVGDEQAQLLEVDMLDATVKSSPSTSTVDSQYFMVVDDVNERIGEQLELCQTVESAILEANGVCECKSNSSNTHCLVSPAMQDCSCGVAKTMACQHVKDAPSGSVNNKPVVENYNSSIDTQFIHNVELHGQFSQMEMEMRGEDHMTGTGCPKSGDFSWNELENPHPACRLSPTVQVNGGSGIDDVIQLEDVEEEKCNLLTKISSATSESQPGDDIGDSHCDTPIVPIDLLSDMHVVNEHFVEQTKLSMLCPVEADYEENQSPETYNLLSAKSQSSEGSMRFNIRTAADNSKVKISGESGYMTGTGCPKGGDFSGNELENPHPACCLSPTVQVNGGSGIDDVIQQEGVEEKKCNLLIKIPSATSESQPGDDIGGSHCNTSIVPIHLLSDMHVVNEPSVEQTKLSMLCPVEDDYEESHSPETYHSLLSAKSLSSEGSLRFNSRTAADNSRVKSSGGSGYMTGTGCPKSGDFSGYELENPHPACHLSPSVQVNGGFGIDDVTQQEDVEEKKCHLLIKIPSATSESQPGDDIGGCHCDTSIVPIDLLRDMHVVNEHSLEQTKPSMPCSVEADYEENQSPETYHSLLFAKSQSSQGSMRFNRRADADSSEAKGSGRSGLESPHVDQRSKDIDGFNDMYKESNIVQSSNGKILVGSFNSNVNILAASNQYLMVVDDVNDQSGHPELQNSVVIVEQVLLDNSHGLCLNDDFLLANTTSEELKKESAMSGYDVYGSKPESSMLFSEVTPALQEDGVDADQKAEHLHMEDAVTGSVNIVPLAENLECCTDSKFRHDNGLSDQASLKFDSSAKMSTDKISGAVRTHSSKGFCSLSEESGLSILTDQSSESHNVLKSGSLSGEAETDISQICEMQQELDGVVHATDAKDATMQLSDGRRNPEDDNLENDKKQDALVIKPPPHAAPFSDEWLAAFESAGEEILTMKSGAVQHSPPDKSQPEPGPWSPVRRKNNQEIGPFDCTKYTNIPPSSSQ; from the exons atggagtcGGATCTCTCGCTCTTGGAGATCTCCGGCGAAGACGATTCTCTACTGCTAGAGTTACCAAACGACGACGCTTCGAAGCTTAACAGCAACAACTATTTCTTATGCTCGCCTCTCCAAATCCATGGATCTAAGCCTCCTCGTCCTCTTCGCTCCGCAATTG CAAAGGGTAAAGTAGGCAATGTGGGTACCGAAAAACCAAGCCTTTCATTGCAGACAGATAGTATTAGCAAAGAGAACATTAACGCGAACAAAGTAGAAATCCCGAAACTCAACATGGAGCCACAGCaaatgaagaggaagaaaaagggTGGAGGATACAATTTGCGGAAAAGTTTAGCATGGGATCGGGCCTTTTTTACTGAAGAAG GTGTTTTGAATCCGTCAGAGCTATCTATGATTAGTGGAAGTTTTAGTAAGGTTGGTGGGGGGATGTTGTCAATTATCCCCGAAGAAGGGAGAGAATCGTTGTGTAGTGCATCAGATGGCACCCATAATGCAGCAGATTTGCAATCACTGGAAGTAGATTTATTCAAGGAATTGCCAACTTCTGTGAAGAAAGATGGAAAGAGTGGTTCTCGCTTGTTGCCGAAGCATGGTTCACCAGCTAGAGATAATGTGGCCCCAGCTTCTGCG GCCAAGAGAAAGGTTCTTGCAACCAACGATGTAAATAGAAGTGGGTCTAAACGCGGTGGATGCCCACGACCAGTGGCTGCATCTT CTCTGAAAAGGCCTGCAAACGTGCACACAACCAAAGCTGAAACGAAAGCATCAAAGGTTTCTAAATTACCTGTTTCAAAGCTAGATTCCTCTGTGTTTTCTAGGACTACAAAGGGTGCTACCACAGGTGCAAATGATTCAAGGCGCAACCAGATTGCTCAACCAG TTAGTGTACAGAGGAAGACTGGACCAAAGGCCTCATCAGACAGTGCCAAAATTGTACAAAATAATCCAAAATCTGGTCCTGCTATCAAATCTTTAACAGCTGGTACCTCTGTTAGACAAGCTAGACGAAAAGCG GTCATTTCAGCATCAGAAAAACATCCATCAACCAATTTGCAGCATCCGCCTGTTACTGAGGCAAATAACAGCTCAGATATCATACCAGCAACATTGCTTCCCTCTACTAGTCATACACCAGACAGCCATGATGGTGGAGGCAAAAAATTTGCTGTTACTCTTCCTCAAAATGATTGCATAACTGGTGGACAGATGCAACATGCACAACTCCAAAAAGCAAAACCATCAGGTTTGCGGATGCCATCACCATCGCTGGGATTTTTTGGTCAG CCAAAGTCTTCTTTGCATAGCCCATTACAAAGAACTTCTAGACCATACAATCTACCGGTGTCTAATACTTCTAATTTGAGAAAACCTAGTGCCACAAACCACATTCATGATCTGAGGCCCCCACTTCACCCAGGAAAAATTTCCAATGTGACAACAATTGGAAATATGAAGGTCTTAGACTCGAGTTTGGGATGCTCAGTTCCATCTACTGTTAACCCTGCTTCACATAATAAGcaagatgaaaagatgaaatcTGTCTTGCAGATGAATAATAGGCAGGTGGAAGTGAAGGTGCCATATGACAATAAGTGCTATGAAGCAATAAAGAATCAGAATCAGCTTGATAGCATTCTTGATGATGTTAACCAACAAGTTCTGGAAAGTGCAGAACCCTTAAAAACTGAAGTGATTGCTCATAGAGAGGAGTCAGAACTACAGAGGGCATACTGTGGACAGTTGGAGAAGTCTGATGACAACAACAAGGTCGCATATGTTTGCCTGAGAAATAGAGATTTGAGTGGGACTGAATTGGAAAATCCCCCTtcaatttcttctcttagtTGTGTGGTGCAAGATAATGGTGTTTCTGAGACCAAGGACTTGATTGATCACCAAAGTGTAGAAGACAAACCATATAGTTTGGCAACTAAGAATGATGGTGCCTTTCCAGGGTCAAACTCTGGAGATGTCAGTGGTAGTAGTACAACAAATATTTCAAAAGCAAATGATGACTGGTTAAGCAGTGTGCATGATGTCAGGGAACAATCTGAGCTGATGAAGTCTTCCACCTGTGAAGATGGTAAAATTTCTAGTGAGAGCCAGAGGCTATGGGCAAAAAAGGGTAGTTTCCTCAAGGATAATGGAGCTTCTAAAGAGTTTCTGAAATTCAATTATTTGGCAGATGTCAGCCCAAAAATCCAAGGTTGTAGTGAGATTGCATTGCAAAGCTCTCATGGCCAATCTTGCTTTGTGTACATGGAGCAGGCAAAAGATGATGCTGGTAAAGATGATAAAATGAGTAGTAATTCACTTGTGGGAGATGAACAAGCACAGTTATTAGAGGTTGATATGTTAGATGCTACAGTAAAAAGTAGCCCGAGCACTTCAACAGTGGATAGTCAATATTTCATGGTCGTTGATGATGTAAATGAAAGAATTGGAGAACAACTGGAGCTCTGTCAGACTGTTGAGTCTGCTATACTGGAAGCAAATGGTGTTTGTGAATGTAAATCAAATAGTTCAAATACTCATTGTCTGGTATCACCTGCAATGCAAGACTGTAGCTGTGGGGTGGCTAAGACCATGGCGTGCCAACATGTCAAGGATGCTCCATCTGGCTCTGTAAACAACAAGCCAGTGGTTGAAAATTACAACTCTTCTATTGATACACAGTTTATACATAATGTGGAACTCCATGGTCAATTTAGCcaaatggaaatggaaatgaGGGGTGAAGATCATATGACTGGTACTGGTTGTCCAAAAAGTGGAGATTTTAGTTGGAATGAATTGGAAAACCCTCATCCAGCATGCCGTCTAAGCCCTACAGTGCAAGTTAATGGTGGTTCTGGGATAGATGATGTGATTCAGCTAGAAGATGTGGAAGAGGAAAAATGCAATTTGTTAACAAAAATTTCCAGTGCTACCTCTGAGTCACAGCCTGGCGATGACATTGGTGATAGCCATTGCGATACTCCAATAGTGCCCATTGATCTTCTGAGTGATATGCACGTTGTCAATGAACACTTTGTGGAACAAACAAAACTGAGTATGCTTTGCCCTGTTGAAGCTGATTATGAGGAGAATCAGAGTCCGGAAACATATAACCTTTTGTCTGCAAAGAGTCAGTCTTCTGAAGGGTCTATGAGATTCAATATCAGGACTGCTGCTGATAATTCAAAAGTCAAAATCTCTGGTGAAAGTGGATATATGACTGGTACTGGCTGTCCAAAAGGTGGCGATTTTAGTGGGAATGAATTGGAAAACCCTCATCCAGCATGCTGTCTAAGCCCTACAGTTCAAGTTAATGGTGGTTCTGGGATAGATGATGTGATTCAGCAAGAAGGCGTGGAAGAGAAAAAATGcaatttgttaataaaaattcCCAGTGCCACCTCTGAGTCACAGCCTGGCGATGACATTGGTGGTAGCCATTGCAATACTTCAATAGTGCCCATTCATCTGCTGAGTGATATGCACGTTGTCAATGAACCCTCTGTGGAACAAACAAAACTGAGTATGCTTTGCCCTGTTGAAGATGATTATGAGGAGAGTCATAGTCCGGAAACATATCATAGCCTTTTGTCTGCAAAGAGTCTGTCTTCTGAAGGGTCCCTGAGATTCAATAGCAGGACTGCTGCTGATAATTCAAGAGTCAAAAGTTCTGGTGGAAGTGGATATATGACTGGTACTGGTTGTCCAAAAAGTGGAGATTTTAGTGGGTATGAATTGGAAAACCCTCATCCAGCATGCCATCTAAGCCCTTCAGTGCAAGTTAATGGTGGTTTTGGGATAGATGATGTGACTCAGCAAGAAGATGTGGAAGAGAAAAAATgccatttgttaataaaaattcCCAGTGCCACCTCTGAGTCACAGCCTGGCGATGACATTGGTGGCTGCCATTGCGATACTTCAATAGTACCCATTGATCTGTTGAGAGATATGCACGTGGTCAATGAACACTCTTTGGAACAAACAAAACCGAGTATGCCTTGCTCTGTTGAAGCTGATTATGAGGAGAATCAGAGTCCAGAAACATATCATAGCCTTTTGTTTGCAAAGAGTCAGTCTTCTCAAGGGTCCATGAGATTCAATAGGAGGGCTGATGCTGATAGTTCAGAAGCCAAAGGCTCTGGTAGAAGTGGATTGGAAAGTCCTCATGTTGATCAGCGAAGTAAAGATATTGATGGATTTAATGACATGTATAAGGAATCAAATATCGTGCAATCCTCAAATGGTAAAATATTAGTTGGAAGTTTCAACAGTAATGTGAATATTTTGGCTGCGAGTAATCAGTATCTAATGGTGGTTGATGATGTAAATGACCAATCTGGACATCCTGAGCTTCAAAATTCTGTCGTCATAGTAGAGCAAGTTTTGCTAGATAATAGCCATGGGTTGTGTTTAAATGATGACTTTTTGCTTGCAAACACCACTTCCGAGGAACTTAAGAAGGAAAGTGCTATGTCAGGATATGATGTTTATGGAAGTAAACCAGAAAGTTCCATGCTGTTTTCTGAGGTAACCCCTGCTTTGCAAGAGGATGGTGTTGATGCAGATCAAAAGGCTGAACACTTGCACATGGAGGATGCAGTGACGGGTTCTGTTAACATTGTGCCATTGGCTGAAAATCTTGAATGTTGTACTGATTCAAAGTTCAGGCATGACAATGGTCTCAGTGATCAAGCATCTCTAAAATTTGATTCTTCTGCAAAAATGAGCACAGATAAAATTTCAGGGGCAGTGAGGACTCATAGTTCTAAGGGCTTTTGTTCCTTGAGCGAAGAATCAGGATTATCTATCTTAACTGATCAGTCATCAGAAAGTCACAATGTGTTGAAGAGTGGAAGTTTGTCAGGGGAAGCTGAAACTGACATCTCTCAGATCTGTGAAATGCAGCAAGAGTTGGATGGGGTTGTGCATGCCACAGATGCTAAGGATGCTACAATGCAGCT TTCTGATGGCAGGAGGAACCCTGAGGATGATAACCTTGAGAATGATAAGAAGCAAGATGCTCTTGTAATAAAACCTCCACCTCATGCTGCTCCGTTCTCTGATGAGTGGTTAGCTGCATTTGAATCTGCTGGGGAG GAAATTCTGACCATGAAAAGTGGAGCTGTACAACATTCACCTCCTGATAAATCTCAACCTGAACCTGGTCCTTGGTCCCCG gtgagaagaaaaaataatcaagAGATCGGACCATTTGACTGTACTAAATATACCAACATCCCACCTTCCAGTTCCCAATAA
- the LOC142606914 gene encoding uncharacterized protein LOC142606914 isoform X2 gives MESDLSLLEISGEDDSLLLELPNDDASKLNSNNYFLCSPLQIHGSKPPRPLRSAIAKGKVGNVGTEKPSLSLQTDSISKENINANKVEIPKLNMEPQQMKRKKKGGGYNLRKSLAWDRAFFTEEGVLNPSELSMISGSFSKVGGGMLSIIPEEGRESLCSASDGTHNAADLQSLEVDLFKELPTSVKKDGKSGSRLLPKHGSPARDNVAPASAAKRKVLATNDVNRSGSKRGGCPRPVAASSLKRPANVHTTKAETKASKVSKLPVSKLDSSVFSRTTKGATTGANDSRRNQIAQPVSVQRKTGPKASSDSAKIVQNNPKSGPAIKSLTAGTSVRQARRKAVISASEKHPSTNLQHPPVTEANNSSDIIPATLLPSTSHTPDSHDGGGKKFAVTLPQNDCITGGQMQHAQLQKAKPSGLRMPSPSLGFFGQPKSSLHSPLQRTSRPYNLPVSNTSNLRKPSATNHIHDLRPPLHPGKISNVTTIGNMKVLDSSLGCSVPSTVNPASHNKQDEKMKSVLQMNNRQVEVKVPYDNKCYEAIKNQNQLDSILDDVNQQVLESAEPLKTEVIAHREESELQRAYCGQLEKSDDNNKVAYVCLRNRDLSGTELENPPSISSLSCVVQDNGVSETKDLIDHQSVEDKPYSLATKNDGAFPGSNSGDVSGSSTTNISKANDDWLSSVHDVREQSELMKSSTCEDGKISSESQRLWAKKGSFLKDNGASKEFLKFNYLADVSPKIQGCSEIALQSSHGQSCFVYMEQAKDDAGKDDKMSSNSLVGDEQAQLLEVDMLDATVKSSPSTSTVDSQYFMVVDDVNERIGEQLELCQTVESAILEANGVCECKSNSSNTHCLVSPAMQDCSCGVAKTMACQHVKDAPSGSVNNKPVVENYNSSIDTQFIHNVELHGQFSQMEMEMRGEDHMTGTGCPKSGDFSWNELENPHPACRLSPTVQVNGGSGIDDVIQLEDVEEEKCNLLTKISSATSESQPGDDIGDSHCDTPIVPIDLLSDMHVVNEHFVEQTKLSMLCPVEADYEENQSPETYNLLSAKSQSSEGSMRFNIRTAADNSKVKISGESGYMTGTGCPKGGDFSGNELENPHPACCLSPTVQVNGGSGIDDVIQQEGVEEKKCNLLIKIPSATSESQPGDDIGGSHCNTSIVPIHLLSDMHVVNEPSVEQTKLSMLCPVEDDYEESHSPETYHSLLSAKSLSSEGSLRFNSRTAADNSRVKSSGGSGYMTGTGCPKSGDFSGYELENPHPACHLSPSVQVNGGFGIDDVTQQEDVEEKKCHLLIKIPSATSESQPGDDIGGCHCDTSIVPIDLLRDMHVVNEHSLEQTKPSMPCSVEADYEENQSPETYHSLLFAKSQSSQGSMRFNRRADADSSEAKGSGRSGLESPHVDQRSKDIDGFNDMYKESNIVQSSNGKILVGSFNSNVNILAASNQYLMVVDDVNDQSGHPELQNSVVIVEQVLLDNSHGLCLNDDFLLANTTSEELKKESAMSGYDVYGSKPESSMLFSEVTPALQEDGVDADQKAEHLHMEDAVTGSVNIVPLAENLECCTDSKFRHDNGLSDQASLKFDSSAKMSTDKISGAVRTHSSKGFCSLSEESGLSILTDQSSESHNVLKSGSLSGEAETDISQICEMQQELDGVVHATDAKDATMQLRNPEDDNLENDKKQDALVIKPPPHAAPFSDEWLAAFESAGEEILTMKSGAVQHSPPDKSQPEPGPWSPVRRKNNQEIGPFDCTKYTNIPPSSSQ, from the exons atggagtcGGATCTCTCGCTCTTGGAGATCTCCGGCGAAGACGATTCTCTACTGCTAGAGTTACCAAACGACGACGCTTCGAAGCTTAACAGCAACAACTATTTCTTATGCTCGCCTCTCCAAATCCATGGATCTAAGCCTCCTCGTCCTCTTCGCTCCGCAATTG CAAAGGGTAAAGTAGGCAATGTGGGTACCGAAAAACCAAGCCTTTCATTGCAGACAGATAGTATTAGCAAAGAGAACATTAACGCGAACAAAGTAGAAATCCCGAAACTCAACATGGAGCCACAGCaaatgaagaggaagaaaaagggTGGAGGATACAATTTGCGGAAAAGTTTAGCATGGGATCGGGCCTTTTTTACTGAAGAAG GTGTTTTGAATCCGTCAGAGCTATCTATGATTAGTGGAAGTTTTAGTAAGGTTGGTGGGGGGATGTTGTCAATTATCCCCGAAGAAGGGAGAGAATCGTTGTGTAGTGCATCAGATGGCACCCATAATGCAGCAGATTTGCAATCACTGGAAGTAGATTTATTCAAGGAATTGCCAACTTCTGTGAAGAAAGATGGAAAGAGTGGTTCTCGCTTGTTGCCGAAGCATGGTTCACCAGCTAGAGATAATGTGGCCCCAGCTTCTGCG GCCAAGAGAAAGGTTCTTGCAACCAACGATGTAAATAGAAGTGGGTCTAAACGCGGTGGATGCCCACGACCAGTGGCTGCATCTT CTCTGAAAAGGCCTGCAAACGTGCACACAACCAAAGCTGAAACGAAAGCATCAAAGGTTTCTAAATTACCTGTTTCAAAGCTAGATTCCTCTGTGTTTTCTAGGACTACAAAGGGTGCTACCACAGGTGCAAATGATTCAAGGCGCAACCAGATTGCTCAACCAG TTAGTGTACAGAGGAAGACTGGACCAAAGGCCTCATCAGACAGTGCCAAAATTGTACAAAATAATCCAAAATCTGGTCCTGCTATCAAATCTTTAACAGCTGGTACCTCTGTTAGACAAGCTAGACGAAAAGCG GTCATTTCAGCATCAGAAAAACATCCATCAACCAATTTGCAGCATCCGCCTGTTACTGAGGCAAATAACAGCTCAGATATCATACCAGCAACATTGCTTCCCTCTACTAGTCATACACCAGACAGCCATGATGGTGGAGGCAAAAAATTTGCTGTTACTCTTCCTCAAAATGATTGCATAACTGGTGGACAGATGCAACATGCACAACTCCAAAAAGCAAAACCATCAGGTTTGCGGATGCCATCACCATCGCTGGGATTTTTTGGTCAG CCAAAGTCTTCTTTGCATAGCCCATTACAAAGAACTTCTAGACCATACAATCTACCGGTGTCTAATACTTCTAATTTGAGAAAACCTAGTGCCACAAACCACATTCATGATCTGAGGCCCCCACTTCACCCAGGAAAAATTTCCAATGTGACAACAATTGGAAATATGAAGGTCTTAGACTCGAGTTTGGGATGCTCAGTTCCATCTACTGTTAACCCTGCTTCACATAATAAGcaagatgaaaagatgaaatcTGTCTTGCAGATGAATAATAGGCAGGTGGAAGTGAAGGTGCCATATGACAATAAGTGCTATGAAGCAATAAAGAATCAGAATCAGCTTGATAGCATTCTTGATGATGTTAACCAACAAGTTCTGGAAAGTGCAGAACCCTTAAAAACTGAAGTGATTGCTCATAGAGAGGAGTCAGAACTACAGAGGGCATACTGTGGACAGTTGGAGAAGTCTGATGACAACAACAAGGTCGCATATGTTTGCCTGAGAAATAGAGATTTGAGTGGGACTGAATTGGAAAATCCCCCTtcaatttcttctcttagtTGTGTGGTGCAAGATAATGGTGTTTCTGAGACCAAGGACTTGATTGATCACCAAAGTGTAGAAGACAAACCATATAGTTTGGCAACTAAGAATGATGGTGCCTTTCCAGGGTCAAACTCTGGAGATGTCAGTGGTAGTAGTACAACAAATATTTCAAAAGCAAATGATGACTGGTTAAGCAGTGTGCATGATGTCAGGGAACAATCTGAGCTGATGAAGTCTTCCACCTGTGAAGATGGTAAAATTTCTAGTGAGAGCCAGAGGCTATGGGCAAAAAAGGGTAGTTTCCTCAAGGATAATGGAGCTTCTAAAGAGTTTCTGAAATTCAATTATTTGGCAGATGTCAGCCCAAAAATCCAAGGTTGTAGTGAGATTGCATTGCAAAGCTCTCATGGCCAATCTTGCTTTGTGTACATGGAGCAGGCAAAAGATGATGCTGGTAAAGATGATAAAATGAGTAGTAATTCACTTGTGGGAGATGAACAAGCACAGTTATTAGAGGTTGATATGTTAGATGCTACAGTAAAAAGTAGCCCGAGCACTTCAACAGTGGATAGTCAATATTTCATGGTCGTTGATGATGTAAATGAAAGAATTGGAGAACAACTGGAGCTCTGTCAGACTGTTGAGTCTGCTATACTGGAAGCAAATGGTGTTTGTGAATGTAAATCAAATAGTTCAAATACTCATTGTCTGGTATCACCTGCAATGCAAGACTGTAGCTGTGGGGTGGCTAAGACCATGGCGTGCCAACATGTCAAGGATGCTCCATCTGGCTCTGTAAACAACAAGCCAGTGGTTGAAAATTACAACTCTTCTATTGATACACAGTTTATACATAATGTGGAACTCCATGGTCAATTTAGCcaaatggaaatggaaatgaGGGGTGAAGATCATATGACTGGTACTGGTTGTCCAAAAAGTGGAGATTTTAGTTGGAATGAATTGGAAAACCCTCATCCAGCATGCCGTCTAAGCCCTACAGTGCAAGTTAATGGTGGTTCTGGGATAGATGATGTGATTCAGCTAGAAGATGTGGAAGAGGAAAAATGCAATTTGTTAACAAAAATTTCCAGTGCTACCTCTGAGTCACAGCCTGGCGATGACATTGGTGATAGCCATTGCGATACTCCAATAGTGCCCATTGATCTTCTGAGTGATATGCACGTTGTCAATGAACACTTTGTGGAACAAACAAAACTGAGTATGCTTTGCCCTGTTGAAGCTGATTATGAGGAGAATCAGAGTCCGGAAACATATAACCTTTTGTCTGCAAAGAGTCAGTCTTCTGAAGGGTCTATGAGATTCAATATCAGGACTGCTGCTGATAATTCAAAAGTCAAAATCTCTGGTGAAAGTGGATATATGACTGGTACTGGCTGTCCAAAAGGTGGCGATTTTAGTGGGAATGAATTGGAAAACCCTCATCCAGCATGCTGTCTAAGCCCTACAGTTCAAGTTAATGGTGGTTCTGGGATAGATGATGTGATTCAGCAAGAAGGCGTGGAAGAGAAAAAATGcaatttgttaataaaaattcCCAGTGCCACCTCTGAGTCACAGCCTGGCGATGACATTGGTGGTAGCCATTGCAATACTTCAATAGTGCCCATTCATCTGCTGAGTGATATGCACGTTGTCAATGAACCCTCTGTGGAACAAACAAAACTGAGTATGCTTTGCCCTGTTGAAGATGATTATGAGGAGAGTCATAGTCCGGAAACATATCATAGCCTTTTGTCTGCAAAGAGTCTGTCTTCTGAAGGGTCCCTGAGATTCAATAGCAGGACTGCTGCTGATAATTCAAGAGTCAAAAGTTCTGGTGGAAGTGGATATATGACTGGTACTGGTTGTCCAAAAAGTGGAGATTTTAGTGGGTATGAATTGGAAAACCCTCATCCAGCATGCCATCTAAGCCCTTCAGTGCAAGTTAATGGTGGTTTTGGGATAGATGATGTGACTCAGCAAGAAGATGTGGAAGAGAAAAAATgccatttgttaataaaaattcCCAGTGCCACCTCTGAGTCACAGCCTGGCGATGACATTGGTGGCTGCCATTGCGATACTTCAATAGTACCCATTGATCTGTTGAGAGATATGCACGTGGTCAATGAACACTCTTTGGAACAAACAAAACCGAGTATGCCTTGCTCTGTTGAAGCTGATTATGAGGAGAATCAGAGTCCAGAAACATATCATAGCCTTTTGTTTGCAAAGAGTCAGTCTTCTCAAGGGTCCATGAGATTCAATAGGAGGGCTGATGCTGATAGTTCAGAAGCCAAAGGCTCTGGTAGAAGTGGATTGGAAAGTCCTCATGTTGATCAGCGAAGTAAAGATATTGATGGATTTAATGACATGTATAAGGAATCAAATATCGTGCAATCCTCAAATGGTAAAATATTAGTTGGAAGTTTCAACAGTAATGTGAATATTTTGGCTGCGAGTAATCAGTATCTAATGGTGGTTGATGATGTAAATGACCAATCTGGACATCCTGAGCTTCAAAATTCTGTCGTCATAGTAGAGCAAGTTTTGCTAGATAATAGCCATGGGTTGTGTTTAAATGATGACTTTTTGCTTGCAAACACCACTTCCGAGGAACTTAAGAAGGAAAGTGCTATGTCAGGATATGATGTTTATGGAAGTAAACCAGAAAGTTCCATGCTGTTTTCTGAGGTAACCCCTGCTTTGCAAGAGGATGGTGTTGATGCAGATCAAAAGGCTGAACACTTGCACATGGAGGATGCAGTGACGGGTTCTGTTAACATTGTGCCATTGGCTGAAAATCTTGAATGTTGTACTGATTCAAAGTTCAGGCATGACAATGGTCTCAGTGATCAAGCATCTCTAAAATTTGATTCTTCTGCAAAAATGAGCACAGATAAAATTTCAGGGGCAGTGAGGACTCATAGTTCTAAGGGCTTTTGTTCCTTGAGCGAAGAATCAGGATTATCTATCTTAACTGATCAGTCATCAGAAAGTCACAATGTGTTGAAGAGTGGAAGTTTGTCAGGGGAAGCTGAAACTGACATCTCTCAGATCTGTGAAATGCAGCAAGAGTTGGATGGGGTTGTGCATGCCACAGATGCTAAGGATGCTACAATGCAGCT GAGGAACCCTGAGGATGATAACCTTGAGAATGATAAGAAGCAAGATGCTCTTGTAATAAAACCTCCACCTCATGCTGCTCCGTTCTCTGATGAGTGGTTAGCTGCATTTGAATCTGCTGGGGAG GAAATTCTGACCATGAAAAGTGGAGCTGTACAACATTCACCTCCTGATAAATCTCAACCTGAACCTGGTCCTTGGTCCCCG gtgagaagaaaaaataatcaagAGATCGGACCATTTGACTGTACTAAATATACCAACATCCCACCTTCCAGTTCCCAATAA